One window of the Cuculus canorus isolate bCucCan1 chromosome 13, bCucCan1.pri, whole genome shotgun sequence genome contains the following:
- the KIFC3 gene encoding kinesin-like protein KIFC3 isoform X1, with amino-acid sequence MHALCALAGVSVQGWKKVSSKRSGMQAVESIPARSEEGKSCSLKGYFCRPANIMQRLARGGRCFRKTCQGPGLAWLGPQRCCCAREPCAMITSHKTWDLGYVSSARTAWKTKDLPLDGCGQDTHVTGSGAGTSPQASLLPALVHHKILSVSWLDTANPCGHCLALPALREAESRHQAPTPATEEPPAPPREPAAATPVQTASTMNLEKAGGRLCSGKRSSLPAARPFPVIHKVMASMAHLQEEKLRLQEELLGLQEKLTARENDELSRSLQLQSQVETLKTKLLEQAQEISRLRSELGGTDTEKHRDLLAAENERLRQEMKACEGELRELRRQQQVPCQGCAHLQENAELQERVSQLQREAEEMRAKLAELELEVQQKTNRLAEVELRLKDSLAERAEEEERLSRRLRDSQETIASLKSQPQQIKYIIKTVEVESAKAKQALCESQSRNQYLQEQVGMQRQVLKEMEQQLQSSQKTAAQLRAQIVMYEAELERAHGQMLEEMQAMEEEKNRAIEEAFSRAQVEMKAVHENLAGVRTNLLTLQPALRTLTHDYNSLKRQVRDFPLLLQETLRSARAEIGQAIEEVHSTNRELLRKYRRELQLRKKCHNELVRLKGNIRVFGRVRPITKEDGEGPEAANAVTFDADDDAVLHLLHKGKQVSFELDKVFPPQASQEEVFQEVQALVTSCIDGYNVCIFAYGQTGAGKTYTMEGTAANPGINQRALQLLFSEVRSKAADWDYTISVSAAEIYNESLRDLLGKEPQEKLEIKLCPDGSGQLYVPGLTEFRVQSVEDINKVFEFGHVNRVTECTNLNEHSSRSHALLIVTVRGLDHSTGLRTTGKLNLVDLAGSERVGRSGAEGSRLREAQHINKSLSALGDVIYALRSRQGHVPFRNSKLTYLLQDSLSGDSKTLMMVQVSPAEKNTSETLCSLKFAERVRSVELGPVSRKAELATWPSQEQLEGDSPGTAAPPGRGHTSSSAGQLSGRAASIRRKLQTSGKLRPVSV; translated from the exons ATGCACGCGCTGTGTGCACTAGCAGGAGTGTCAGTGCAGGGCTGGAAGAAGGTGAGCAGCAAGAGGAGCGGGATGCAGGCCGTGGAGAGCATCCCTGCCCGCAGCGAGGAGGGCAAGAGCTGCAGCCTCAAGGGTTATTTCTGCCGACCTGCCAACATCATGCAGAGATTGGCACGTGGAGGAAGATGCTTCCGAAAAACATGCCAGGGTCCAGGCTTGGCGTGGCTGGGCCCACAG AGGTGTTGCTGCGCTCGGGAACCCTGTGCCATGATCACATCCCACAAAACCTGGGATCTGGGATACGTGTCCTCTGCAAGAACTGCCTGGAAGACGAAGGACCTTCCCCTAGACG GCTGCGGGCAGGACACACACGTCACCGGGAGTGGAGCAGGTACCTCTCCCCAGGCTTCTCTGCTGCCTGCGCTGGTTCACCATAAAATCCTCAGCGTGAGCTGGCTGGACACTGCAAACCCCTGCGGGCACTGCCTGGCTCTCCCG GCCCTACGCGAGGCAGAGAGCCGGCACCAGGCCCCGACACCAGCCACGGAGGAGCCGCCGGCACCCCCTCGTGAGCCGGCAGCTGCCACACCAGTGCAGACAGCCTCCACCATGAACCTGGAGAAAGCAG gagggaggcTTTGCAGTGGGAAACGCTCCAGTCTGCCAGCAGCCCGGCCCTTCCCGGTGATCCACAAAGTGATGGCCTCCATGGCACatctgcaggaggagaagctgcGACTACAGGAGGAGCTactggggctgcaggagaagctCACTGCCCGGGAGAACGACGAGCTCTCCCgctctctccagctgcaaagcCAG GTTGAAACTCTGAAGACGAAGCTCCTGGAGCAGGCGCAGGAGATCAGCCGGCTGCGCTCAGAGCTG GGCGGCACGGACACGGAGAAGCACCGGGACCTGCTGGCGGCTGAGAACGAGCGCTTGCGGCAGGAGATGAAGGCTTGCGAGGGGGAGCTGCGGGAGCtgcggcggcagcagcaggtGCCGTGCCAGGGCTGTGCCCACCTCCAG GAGAACGCAGAGCTGCAGGAGCGGGTATCCCAGCTGCAGCgggaggcagaggagatgcGGGCCaagctggcagagctggagctggaggtgcagCAGAAGACAAACCGCTTGGCCGAGGTGGAGCTACGACTGAAGGACTCcctggctgagagagctgaggaggaggagcggctgagcCGGCGGCTGCGGGACAGCCAGGAGACCATTGCCAGCCTCAAGTCCCAGCCCCAGCAAATAAAG TACATTATCAAGACGGTGGAGGTGGAGTCAGCCAAGGCGAAACAAGCCCTGTGCGAAAGCCAGTCCCGAAACCAGTACCTGCAGGAGCAGGTGGGGATGCAGAGGCAGGTgctgaaggagatggagcagcagctgcagagctcccaAAAGACAGCGGCTCAACTCAGAGCTCAG ATCGTGATGTATGAGGCTGAGCTTGAGCGAGCCCATGGGcagatgctggaggagatgcaggccatggaagaggagaagaatcGTGCCATTGAGGAGGCGTTTTCCCGTGCCCAAGTGGAGATGAAGGCGGTGCACGAAAACCTGGCAG GCGTCCGGACGAACCTGCTGACACTGCAGCCAGCGCTGCGCACCCTCACCCATGACTACAACAGCCTGAAGCGTCAGGTCCGTGACTTCCCCCTGCTCCTCCAGGAGACCCTGCGGAGCGCCAGGGCAGAG ATTGGCCAGGCCATCGAGGAGGTGCACAGCACCAACCGGGAGCTGCTGCGCAAGTATCggcgggagctgcagctccgCAAGAAGTGTCACAACGAGCTGGTGCGGTTAAAAG GAAACATACGTGTTTTTGGGCGAGTCCGCCCCATCACAAAGGAGGACGGTGAGGGCCCGGAGGCAGCCAATGCAGTGACCTTTGACGCTGACGATGATGCTGTCCTGCACCTCTTGCACAAGGGGAAGCAGGTGTCCTTTGAGCTGGATAAGGTCTTCCCTCCACAAGCGTcccaggaggag GTGTTTCAGGAGGTTCAAGCCCTGGTCACTTCCTGCATCGATGGCTACAACGTCTGCATCTTCGCCTACGGACAGACAGGGGCAGGGAAAACCTACACCATGGAG GGAACAGCAGCCAATCCAGGGATCAACCAACGggccctgcagctcctcttctCCGAGGTGCGGAGCAAGGCAGCGGACTGGGACTACACCATCAGTGTCAGCGCTGCTGAGATTTACAACGAGTCACTCAG AGACTTGCTGGGGAAGGAGCcccaggagaagctggagaTCAAGCTGTGCCCCGATGGCAGCGGGCAGCTCTATGTGCCTGGGCTGACTGAGTTCAGGGTGCAGAGCGTGGAGGACATCAACAAG GTCTTCGAGTTTGGCCATGTCAACCGGGTAACCGAGTGCACCAACCTGAACGAGCACAGCTCCCGCTCCCACGCCCTCCTCATCGTCACCGTCCGTGGCCTTGACCACAGCACAGGGCTCCGCACCACAG GGAAGCTGAACCTGGTAGACCTGGCGGGATCGGAGCGGGTCGGGCGATCAGGCGCAGAGGGCAGCCGGCTCCGCGAGGCACAGCACATCAACAAATCCCTCTCGGCGCTGGGTGATGTCATTTATGCCCTGCGCTCCCGGCAGGGCCACGTGCCCTTCCGCAACTCCAAGCTGACCTACCTGCTGCAGGACTCGCTCAGCGGTGACAGCAAGACGCTCATGATGGTGCAG gtCTCTCCTGCTGAGAAAAACACCAGCGAGACGTTGTGCTCCTTGAAGTTCGCTGAGAGGGTTCGCTCCGTGGAGCTGGGTCCTGTCTCCCGCAAGGCTGAGCTGGCCACCTGGcccagccaggagcagctggag GGTGACTCGCCAGGGACCGCAGCACCTCCTGGCCGGGGCCACACATCCTCCAGCGCAGGGCAGCTCTCTGGCCGCGCTGCCTCCATCCGCAGGAAGCTCCAGACCTCAG ggaagctgaggcCGGTTTCCGTGTGA
- the KIFC3 gene encoding kinesin-like protein KIFC3 isoform X2 produces the protein MHALCALAGVSVQGWKKVSSKRSGMQAVESIPARSEEGKSCSLKGYFCRPANIMQRLARGGRCFRKTCQGPGLAWLGPQRCCCAREPCAMITSHKTWDLGYVSSARTAWKTKDLPLDGCGQDTHVTGSGAGTSPQASLLPALVHHKILSVSWLDTANPCGHCLALPALREAESRHQAPTPATEEPPAPPREPAAATPVQTASTMNLEKAGGRLCSGKRSSLPAARPFPVIHKVMASMAHLQEEKLRLQEELLGLQEKLTARENDELSRSLQLQSQVETLKTKLLEQAQEISRLRSELGGTDTEKHRDLLAAENERLRQEMKACEGELRELRRQQQVPCQGCAHLQENAELQERVSQLQREAEEMRAKLAELELEVQQKTNRLAEVELRLKDSLAERAEEEERLSRRLRDSQETIASLKSQPQQIKYIIKTVEVESAKAKQALCESQSRNQYLQEQVGMQRQVLKEMEQQLQSSQKTAAQLRAQIVMYEAELERAHGQMLEEMQAMEEEKNRAIEEAFSRAQVEMKAVHENLAGVRTNLLTLQPALRTLTHDYNSLKRQVRDFPLLLQETLRSARAEIGQAIEEVHSTNRELLRKYRRELQLRKKCHNELVRLKGNIRVFGRVRPITKEDGEGPEAANAVTFDADDDAVLHLLHKGKQVSFELDKVFPPQASQEEVFQEVQALVTSCIDGYNVCIFAYGQTGAGKTYTMEGTAANPGINQRALQLLFSEVRSKAADWDYTISVSAAEIYNESLRDLLGKEPQEKLEIKLCPDGSGQLYVPGLTEFRVQSVEDINKVFEFGHVNRVTECTNLNEHSSRSHALLIVTVRGLDHSTGLRTTGKLNLVDLAGSERVGRSGAEGSRLREAQHINKSLSALGDVIYALRSRQGHVPFRNSKLTYLLQDSLSGDSKTLMMVQVSPAEKNTSETLCSLKFAERVRSVELGPVSRKAELATWPSQEQLEGDSPGTAAPPGRGHTSSSAGQLSGRAASIRRKLQTSA, from the exons ATGCACGCGCTGTGTGCACTAGCAGGAGTGTCAGTGCAGGGCTGGAAGAAGGTGAGCAGCAAGAGGAGCGGGATGCAGGCCGTGGAGAGCATCCCTGCCCGCAGCGAGGAGGGCAAGAGCTGCAGCCTCAAGGGTTATTTCTGCCGACCTGCCAACATCATGCAGAGATTGGCACGTGGAGGAAGATGCTTCCGAAAAACATGCCAGGGTCCAGGCTTGGCGTGGCTGGGCCCACAG AGGTGTTGCTGCGCTCGGGAACCCTGTGCCATGATCACATCCCACAAAACCTGGGATCTGGGATACGTGTCCTCTGCAAGAACTGCCTGGAAGACGAAGGACCTTCCCCTAGACG GCTGCGGGCAGGACACACACGTCACCGGGAGTGGAGCAGGTACCTCTCCCCAGGCTTCTCTGCTGCCTGCGCTGGTTCACCATAAAATCCTCAGCGTGAGCTGGCTGGACACTGCAAACCCCTGCGGGCACTGCCTGGCTCTCCCG GCCCTACGCGAGGCAGAGAGCCGGCACCAGGCCCCGACACCAGCCACGGAGGAGCCGCCGGCACCCCCTCGTGAGCCGGCAGCTGCCACACCAGTGCAGACAGCCTCCACCATGAACCTGGAGAAAGCAG gagggaggcTTTGCAGTGGGAAACGCTCCAGTCTGCCAGCAGCCCGGCCCTTCCCGGTGATCCACAAAGTGATGGCCTCCATGGCACatctgcaggaggagaagctgcGACTACAGGAGGAGCTactggggctgcaggagaagctCACTGCCCGGGAGAACGACGAGCTCTCCCgctctctccagctgcaaagcCAG GTTGAAACTCTGAAGACGAAGCTCCTGGAGCAGGCGCAGGAGATCAGCCGGCTGCGCTCAGAGCTG GGCGGCACGGACACGGAGAAGCACCGGGACCTGCTGGCGGCTGAGAACGAGCGCTTGCGGCAGGAGATGAAGGCTTGCGAGGGGGAGCTGCGGGAGCtgcggcggcagcagcaggtGCCGTGCCAGGGCTGTGCCCACCTCCAG GAGAACGCAGAGCTGCAGGAGCGGGTATCCCAGCTGCAGCgggaggcagaggagatgcGGGCCaagctggcagagctggagctggaggtgcagCAGAAGACAAACCGCTTGGCCGAGGTGGAGCTACGACTGAAGGACTCcctggctgagagagctgaggaggaggagcggctgagcCGGCGGCTGCGGGACAGCCAGGAGACCATTGCCAGCCTCAAGTCCCAGCCCCAGCAAATAAAG TACATTATCAAGACGGTGGAGGTGGAGTCAGCCAAGGCGAAACAAGCCCTGTGCGAAAGCCAGTCCCGAAACCAGTACCTGCAGGAGCAGGTGGGGATGCAGAGGCAGGTgctgaaggagatggagcagcagctgcagagctcccaAAAGACAGCGGCTCAACTCAGAGCTCAG ATCGTGATGTATGAGGCTGAGCTTGAGCGAGCCCATGGGcagatgctggaggagatgcaggccatggaagaggagaagaatcGTGCCATTGAGGAGGCGTTTTCCCGTGCCCAAGTGGAGATGAAGGCGGTGCACGAAAACCTGGCAG GCGTCCGGACGAACCTGCTGACACTGCAGCCAGCGCTGCGCACCCTCACCCATGACTACAACAGCCTGAAGCGTCAGGTCCGTGACTTCCCCCTGCTCCTCCAGGAGACCCTGCGGAGCGCCAGGGCAGAG ATTGGCCAGGCCATCGAGGAGGTGCACAGCACCAACCGGGAGCTGCTGCGCAAGTATCggcgggagctgcagctccgCAAGAAGTGTCACAACGAGCTGGTGCGGTTAAAAG GAAACATACGTGTTTTTGGGCGAGTCCGCCCCATCACAAAGGAGGACGGTGAGGGCCCGGAGGCAGCCAATGCAGTGACCTTTGACGCTGACGATGATGCTGTCCTGCACCTCTTGCACAAGGGGAAGCAGGTGTCCTTTGAGCTGGATAAGGTCTTCCCTCCACAAGCGTcccaggaggag GTGTTTCAGGAGGTTCAAGCCCTGGTCACTTCCTGCATCGATGGCTACAACGTCTGCATCTTCGCCTACGGACAGACAGGGGCAGGGAAAACCTACACCATGGAG GGAACAGCAGCCAATCCAGGGATCAACCAACGggccctgcagctcctcttctCCGAGGTGCGGAGCAAGGCAGCGGACTGGGACTACACCATCAGTGTCAGCGCTGCTGAGATTTACAACGAGTCACTCAG AGACTTGCTGGGGAAGGAGCcccaggagaagctggagaTCAAGCTGTGCCCCGATGGCAGCGGGCAGCTCTATGTGCCTGGGCTGACTGAGTTCAGGGTGCAGAGCGTGGAGGACATCAACAAG GTCTTCGAGTTTGGCCATGTCAACCGGGTAACCGAGTGCACCAACCTGAACGAGCACAGCTCCCGCTCCCACGCCCTCCTCATCGTCACCGTCCGTGGCCTTGACCACAGCACAGGGCTCCGCACCACAG GGAAGCTGAACCTGGTAGACCTGGCGGGATCGGAGCGGGTCGGGCGATCAGGCGCAGAGGGCAGCCGGCTCCGCGAGGCACAGCACATCAACAAATCCCTCTCGGCGCTGGGTGATGTCATTTATGCCCTGCGCTCCCGGCAGGGCCACGTGCCCTTCCGCAACTCCAAGCTGACCTACCTGCTGCAGGACTCGCTCAGCGGTGACAGCAAGACGCTCATGATGGTGCAG gtCTCTCCTGCTGAGAAAAACACCAGCGAGACGTTGTGCTCCTTGAAGTTCGCTGAGAGGGTTCGCTCCGTGGAGCTGGGTCCTGTCTCCCGCAAGGCTGAGCTGGCCACCTGGcccagccaggagcagctggag GGTGACTCGCCAGGGACCGCAGCACCTCCTGGCCGGGGCCACACATCCTCCAGCGCAGGGCAGCTCTCTGGCCGCGCTGCCTCCATCCGCAGGAAGCTCCAGACCTCAG CCTGA
- the KIFC3 gene encoding kinesin-like protein KIFC3 isoform X4: protein MITSHKTWDLGYVSSARTAWKTKDLPLDGCGQDTHVTGSGAGTSPQASLLPALVHHKILSVSWLDTANPCGHCLALPALREAESRHQAPTPATEEPPAPPREPAAATPVQTASTMNLEKAGGRLCSGKRSSLPAARPFPVIHKVMASMAHLQEEKLRLQEELLGLQEKLTARENDELSRSLQLQSQVETLKTKLLEQAQEISRLRSELGGTDTEKHRDLLAAENERLRQEMKACEGELRELRRQQQVPCQGCAHLQENAELQERVSQLQREAEEMRAKLAELELEVQQKTNRLAEVELRLKDSLAERAEEEERLSRRLRDSQETIASLKSQPQQIKYIIKTVEVESAKAKQALCESQSRNQYLQEQVGMQRQVLKEMEQQLQSSQKTAAQLRAQIVMYEAELERAHGQMLEEMQAMEEEKNRAIEEAFSRAQVEMKAVHENLAGVRTNLLTLQPALRTLTHDYNSLKRQVRDFPLLLQETLRSARAEIGQAIEEVHSTNRELLRKYRRELQLRKKCHNELVRLKGNIRVFGRVRPITKEDGEGPEAANAVTFDADDDAVLHLLHKGKQVSFELDKVFPPQASQEEVFQEVQALVTSCIDGYNVCIFAYGQTGAGKTYTMEGTAANPGINQRALQLLFSEVRSKAADWDYTISVSAAEIYNESLRDLLGKEPQEKLEIKLCPDGSGQLYVPGLTEFRVQSVEDINKVFEFGHVNRVTECTNLNEHSSRSHALLIVTVRGLDHSTGLRTTGKLNLVDLAGSERVGRSGAEGSRLREAQHINKSLSALGDVIYALRSRQGHVPFRNSKLTYLLQDSLSGDSKTLMMVQVSPAEKNTSETLCSLKFAERVRSVELGPVSRKAELATWPSQEQLEGDSPGTAAPPGRGHTSSSAGQLSGRAASIRRKLQTSGKLRPVSV from the exons ATGATCACATCCCACAAAACCTGGGATCTGGGATACGTGTCCTCTGCAAGAACTGCCTGGAAGACGAAGGACCTTCCCCTAGACG GCTGCGGGCAGGACACACACGTCACCGGGAGTGGAGCAGGTACCTCTCCCCAGGCTTCTCTGCTGCCTGCGCTGGTTCACCATAAAATCCTCAGCGTGAGCTGGCTGGACACTGCAAACCCCTGCGGGCACTGCCTGGCTCTCCCG GCCCTACGCGAGGCAGAGAGCCGGCACCAGGCCCCGACACCAGCCACGGAGGAGCCGCCGGCACCCCCTCGTGAGCCGGCAGCTGCCACACCAGTGCAGACAGCCTCCACCATGAACCTGGAGAAAGCAG gagggaggcTTTGCAGTGGGAAACGCTCCAGTCTGCCAGCAGCCCGGCCCTTCCCGGTGATCCACAAAGTGATGGCCTCCATGGCACatctgcaggaggagaagctgcGACTACAGGAGGAGCTactggggctgcaggagaagctCACTGCCCGGGAGAACGACGAGCTCTCCCgctctctccagctgcaaagcCAG GTTGAAACTCTGAAGACGAAGCTCCTGGAGCAGGCGCAGGAGATCAGCCGGCTGCGCTCAGAGCTG GGCGGCACGGACACGGAGAAGCACCGGGACCTGCTGGCGGCTGAGAACGAGCGCTTGCGGCAGGAGATGAAGGCTTGCGAGGGGGAGCTGCGGGAGCtgcggcggcagcagcaggtGCCGTGCCAGGGCTGTGCCCACCTCCAG GAGAACGCAGAGCTGCAGGAGCGGGTATCCCAGCTGCAGCgggaggcagaggagatgcGGGCCaagctggcagagctggagctggaggtgcagCAGAAGACAAACCGCTTGGCCGAGGTGGAGCTACGACTGAAGGACTCcctggctgagagagctgaggaggaggagcggctgagcCGGCGGCTGCGGGACAGCCAGGAGACCATTGCCAGCCTCAAGTCCCAGCCCCAGCAAATAAAG TACATTATCAAGACGGTGGAGGTGGAGTCAGCCAAGGCGAAACAAGCCCTGTGCGAAAGCCAGTCCCGAAACCAGTACCTGCAGGAGCAGGTGGGGATGCAGAGGCAGGTgctgaaggagatggagcagcagctgcagagctcccaAAAGACAGCGGCTCAACTCAGAGCTCAG ATCGTGATGTATGAGGCTGAGCTTGAGCGAGCCCATGGGcagatgctggaggagatgcaggccatggaagaggagaagaatcGTGCCATTGAGGAGGCGTTTTCCCGTGCCCAAGTGGAGATGAAGGCGGTGCACGAAAACCTGGCAG GCGTCCGGACGAACCTGCTGACACTGCAGCCAGCGCTGCGCACCCTCACCCATGACTACAACAGCCTGAAGCGTCAGGTCCGTGACTTCCCCCTGCTCCTCCAGGAGACCCTGCGGAGCGCCAGGGCAGAG ATTGGCCAGGCCATCGAGGAGGTGCACAGCACCAACCGGGAGCTGCTGCGCAAGTATCggcgggagctgcagctccgCAAGAAGTGTCACAACGAGCTGGTGCGGTTAAAAG GAAACATACGTGTTTTTGGGCGAGTCCGCCCCATCACAAAGGAGGACGGTGAGGGCCCGGAGGCAGCCAATGCAGTGACCTTTGACGCTGACGATGATGCTGTCCTGCACCTCTTGCACAAGGGGAAGCAGGTGTCCTTTGAGCTGGATAAGGTCTTCCCTCCACAAGCGTcccaggaggag GTGTTTCAGGAGGTTCAAGCCCTGGTCACTTCCTGCATCGATGGCTACAACGTCTGCATCTTCGCCTACGGACAGACAGGGGCAGGGAAAACCTACACCATGGAG GGAACAGCAGCCAATCCAGGGATCAACCAACGggccctgcagctcctcttctCCGAGGTGCGGAGCAAGGCAGCGGACTGGGACTACACCATCAGTGTCAGCGCTGCTGAGATTTACAACGAGTCACTCAG AGACTTGCTGGGGAAGGAGCcccaggagaagctggagaTCAAGCTGTGCCCCGATGGCAGCGGGCAGCTCTATGTGCCTGGGCTGACTGAGTTCAGGGTGCAGAGCGTGGAGGACATCAACAAG GTCTTCGAGTTTGGCCATGTCAACCGGGTAACCGAGTGCACCAACCTGAACGAGCACAGCTCCCGCTCCCACGCCCTCCTCATCGTCACCGTCCGTGGCCTTGACCACAGCACAGGGCTCCGCACCACAG GGAAGCTGAACCTGGTAGACCTGGCGGGATCGGAGCGGGTCGGGCGATCAGGCGCAGAGGGCAGCCGGCTCCGCGAGGCACAGCACATCAACAAATCCCTCTCGGCGCTGGGTGATGTCATTTATGCCCTGCGCTCCCGGCAGGGCCACGTGCCCTTCCGCAACTCCAAGCTGACCTACCTGCTGCAGGACTCGCTCAGCGGTGACAGCAAGACGCTCATGATGGTGCAG gtCTCTCCTGCTGAGAAAAACACCAGCGAGACGTTGTGCTCCTTGAAGTTCGCTGAGAGGGTTCGCTCCGTGGAGCTGGGTCCTGTCTCCCGCAAGGCTGAGCTGGCCACCTGGcccagccaggagcagctggag GGTGACTCGCCAGGGACCGCAGCACCTCCTGGCCGGGGCCACACATCCTCCAGCGCAGGGCAGCTCTCTGGCCGCGCTGCCTCCATCCGCAGGAAGCTCCAGACCTCAG ggaagctgaggcCGGTTTCCGTGTGA